One Aegilops tauschii subsp. strangulata cultivar AL8/78 chromosome 2, Aet v6.0, whole genome shotgun sequence genomic window, AGATGAAGAATACACCAATCTAAGTTTTCCCTGGTTCTCTTTTGCATCCGCGCCATTACATGAGCCTCGGAGAACCCCAAATGACTGCAAAAGGATTCTTTCACCATGAACATGAATCGATCGTGGCACATTAAGCGTGTAATCATGGCCATACGACCACACCCTTCAATcttggcaaaaactggatgttgCCCGCTTCACTTATTTCCCACCAGAATATGAACAGATACACCTTGAGAAAGAAACCTGTAATCTTCTTAATCACCTCACTGCATCTGACTTGTCATCCATCATCATCTCAATCTCCTCGACTGAGCCGCCCTCCTCATCCAGAATTGCCAAGCTCGATGACCGGCAAGTGAAGTAGAACACCGCACTCATCATCGAATCTATCAGCATCACGAAAGAGTACATGAGGATCAGCAATGGCCCCTCCCAGAGCCGAGATGAGCCATCCCCATAACTCAAGGTCTTCACCCTGTGCTCAAACAGCCCCTCGACGAAGGCCAGACCAATGGTGGATACAAGAAAGATGAGCAGGCCGACATGGGTTTGGCCGCGCATCAGCTGCACCGACCGGCGCAGCGCATTGACCCCGGCCACGTCCTCAAGAACGGCGATGACTCCGCCGAGGCTGCACACTATGATGGTGTGCGCGTACACGATGGAGAAGGCAAGGACCGTGAGGAGGCCGGCGCAGACGACAATGTCCGGCGGGTAGAGCATGGACTTGAGCGTGGAGCAGACGGTGACGAGGAGGCCGAGGAAGGTGGCGAGgcaggcggcgacggcggcgcacGAGAGGCCGTAGGTGGCGGCGAGGCGCGGCCACGCGCGGCgcgcgaggaggaagaggtcGGCGGCCGGGAGGGGCTTGCCGGCGTACACGGCCGCCACGGTGTACgcgacggcggcgcgggcggcgaggaGGAGCGTGAGGAGCGCCGGGAAggagacgacggcggcgacgagcGTGGCGGCGAGGTGGTGCGCGAGCTGCTTGACGAAATGCGTGACGGGGACCCCCGAGGACGCCgcggcgacgaggaggcggcgcgcGAGCGGCAGCACGACGGCGCCCTCGAGCGAGGCGGCGGACAGGAGGAGGAAGCCGGAGGCCGGGCAGAGCAGGAGGAAGAGCACGTAGGTGAAGGCGTGCGGGTCGGCGCGCAGCACGCGCACCGTCTCCCGCAGGATCTCCAGCGCGTTCATCGCCGGCAGCCGCACCGCCGCGGCCCCGCCCCGCGGCTGCGCCATCCCGCCGCTCTCTCCGGGCCCGCGACCTGGCCTGGTCAGATCCGAGGCGAGATCAGGTTCTTCGGACGACGACGTGCGCCGAGCAATGCGCGGCTGCCCTGCCGCGGTGCGGAATGCGGCTAAGTGGTGGGCGGCGCGAGGTGGGATCCCGGGGGGTGGCaatggggtggggtgggggtgggggtggagTGGAGGGAGAAGCTTCTCTAGAGCAGAGATCGAGGGTAGGGCTTTTGTTGATGGGGGGCGACGACGCGAGGGGAGGGTGAGCCACTGAACCTGACACAGACTACCGACAGTTTACTGGTTTGtatgacacgcgggacccaccaGGGGAGTTCGTTTCCGGGCCTGCGGTATCGGGTATGGCATGTGGGGGCGGGTGGAGGCTGGAGCAGTGAAGCTTCGTGGCGCTCGTGTATGGTTGGTTTCGTCCCTTGGTTTCCGTGCTGTGCAGTTTTCTCGTGCGGGTCAGTGGCGAGGCCATGGAGAAATCATCTGGGTCTCCTCCATTTTGGGCAGAGACGGTGAGACACTCATGAGCAACGATTCTAGGTAACACTTGCAAAGCGCGGCTGGTCCGTCCCAGGCGCGACGGTTAGGTTTGTCTCGGCGACCTGTTTGGCGACCGCAAAGGCGACCACATCTGGGCGAGGGTTCCAGgtcgcgccgccgccgaccgTTTCCGCCGGCGCTCCCCGCATCTGGGCGTGGTTTCCAGGCTGCGCCGCCCGCCGTCCGTCTCCGCCAGCGCTTCCCGCATCTGGGCGAGGGTTCCTGGCCGTGTCGCCGCCGCCCGTCTCCGCCAGCATTTCCCCATCTGGTCGCAATCCCCCACCCCCCGCCGTCCACCATACGCCTTCCGTGTGTGCTGGGGCGTACGGTCGTACACCACCTGTAGAACCCCTAGCGCTAGGTCTGTACGTTTGCGAGCCTGATGGATCGTGTGGAGGGGCTGCTGAAGAGCCTGAAATTGACTGAATcggagaagagggggaggaagATCAACTGGAGTGGGGGAGGGAAGGTGGGTGTTGTGGAACCGCAGGCAATGGCCAAGCTGCTGTCTGACAAGCCCGCTTTGGCGGACGCCCTGGCCGCTGCTCTAGCAAGGGTCTGGTGCCCGCTGAAGGGATTGGACTGTAAGGACTTGGGTGACAACATTTTTCTCTTCACTTTCCATCAACAGTCAGGAAACGTAAGGCTCTGGAAGATGGTCCGTGGGAATTTGGGAAATCCTTGCTGGTAGTGGAGGATTTTGATCCATCAAAGACAATTAAGGACTATGAATTCCGGCAGGTTCCGGTCTGGGTGAGAGTATTTGATTTACCTTTGGGCATGATGTGTAGAGAAGCAGGCGAGGCTATTGGCGATGTCATCGGGAAAGTTATGGAGGTTGATGTTGGGATCGATGGAATGGCAGTAGGTAAATATCTTCGGATAAAGGTCTGCATTGATATAAAAGAGCCTTTGATGCGTGGCTTCATGAGGGAAGAAGATGAGGCAGACAATGAAGAAATGGGGGAAAAGAAGGGAAAGAAAAAGGAGGAGGAGCTCTGGTGCCGCTTTGAGTATGAATTTCTACCTGATTTCTGCTACACGTGTGCTAGGCTAGATCACATTGACAAGGACTACAACATTAAGTTGAAGAAAGGAGATGTACAGCAGTTTGGCTCATGGATGAAGGCGTATATACCAAGGAGGGGGGAGACTCGAATAGAGGTTTTTGGAGTGGGGGAAGGCCGAGTGGGAGTGAGGGTAGACACAACTCAAATGCTCGATCGTACAACCTGGGTGCCTACAAGAATAGGTCAGGGAGCGACAGCGGTAGCTGGAGAAAGTCAAGTGAAAGTGAGCCAACAAGACTAAAAGGGAAGGATGAGGTAGGAGAAGAAGTTACTAGTCCTTTGAAAGAGGCTGCCAGGGGTGGTGATGGAGGAAATGAAAAGCAGATAAGAATAGTAGGAAGAGCCTAACCTTTTTGGACAAGGATGCAGTACAAGAGAAGGGGAGGAATGCAAGTGCAGACGCTTTAATTTGTAATAAGGAGAATCGGTTGATGGAGGATGTGCAGCCAGTTGAGGAGAATGATGGAGGGAAGGAAGTGAAAAAATATGGCACTAAGCAGGAAAGGAGCAGGGAGAGTGGGGGTGCAAAGGATGGGAAGAACGGGGGCAAACGTGGTGGAAAATTTGCCCGGAAGGATAGGCAAGGGGGGAAGGAAGATCAAACCCCGTTAGGCGTACAACTGGGAACCAAAAGAGATGGAGGGGATATGGAGGTAGATGGAGTTGAAGGAGAAGCTGCTAAGAAGGCAAAGAGGATAGGAGAGGACACCTTACCAAGTGAAGTGGGCTGACGTATCAGCCCTGCGAGAATCAATGAAGCTAGTAGCTTGGAACTGCCGGGGGCTTCGGAACCCGCCGGCAGTTCATGCCCTCCTGGAGCTCCGGGGGGCAGAAGAGCCTGACATTCTCTTTCTTTTTGAAACAAAGCTGACAGAGAGAGAATTGGAGAGTCTGAGATGGAAAATGGGAATGCCAAACATGGTGGTGAAAGATGCGGTGGGTCGGAGCGGCGGGCTCGCGCTGTTCTGGCGAAGGGGAGTGAACGTGAACTTGAGGTTGAAGGACAAGTACTTCATTGATGCGGAGGTATGGGAGGAAAATGGGGTGAAGTGGAGGTTGACGGGACTGTATGGGGAGTCGAAATGGGGGGAGAAGGAGAACACATGGAAAGACTTACGAAATCTACATGCACAAGCAGATCTGCCATGGATTGTCCTAGGAGACTTTAATGAGATCTTGTTCGCAAATGAGAAGGAGGGAGGACCGGCTCGGGCCCAGCCTTGTATGGATGCTTTTCGGAACACCCTGGAGGGGTGTGGTCTCGAGGATTTGGGCTTTGTTGGGGACCCGTTCACGTGGAGGAACAATTGGCACTCACTGGAGGGGTATACTAGGGAGCGGCTGGATCGAGCAGTAGCAAATGCGGGTTGGCGTGGTCTCTTTCCTTTGCACAAAATTATAAATGGGGACCCAAGACACTCTGATCATCGGCCTATAATCACAGAGCTGAATGGTATGTCTGATTGGTATAAACATATGGCAGGCCCAAATGTATTCCGGTTCGAAGCCCGCTGGTTGCAAGAGGAAGAATGTGGGAAGGTTGTAGAGGAGGCATGGAATAGTGCTTTTCATGAGGGAGGACGAACAGTGATGGAAGGGTTAAGGCGGGTAGGGACCGAGCTGTCAAGATGGGATAGGGAGGTGCTGGGGGAGTTGAAGGGCCGTATAAGGAATGCTAGGAGGGATCTGGAGAGGTGTCAGAGGAGTCCTTTGAACCAGAACCATGTAAATCGAGAGCATTTGTTGCGATACAAGTTGAGTAGACTAGAAGATCAATATAACATGTATTGGAGATAGCGTGCACATGCTAATTGGTTGACGAAGGGAGACCGTAACACAAAGTTCTTTCAAGCCTATGCATCGGAGAGGAGAAGGAAAAACATAATTACAAGGCTGCGGAAGGAGGATGGGAGTGTAGTGGAGGGAGAGGAGGTGTTAGGGAATTATATCGCTAACCACTACAAAAGTTTGTTCACACCCTCTGCAGGTATTCTCACAGATGATCTCTTATCAAGGGTTCCCACCATGGTCATCCCTGAGATGAATGCCCGGCTCATCAGGCCTTATTCAGGAGAGGAGGTAAAAAAAGCTCTTGAGTCAATTGGAGACCTGAAAGCACCAGGACCGGACGGTATGCCTGCTGTGTTTTATAAGAAGTTCTGGGAGCTGGTGGGAATGAAGGTGCAAGAAGAGGTGTTGGGGTGCTTAATGGTAATCCTATGCCCGAGTCCTGGAATGAAACCAC contains:
- the LOC109731481 gene encoding uncharacterized protein; its protein translation is MAQPRGGAAAVRLPAMNALEILRETVRVLRADPHAFTYVLFLLLCPASGFLLLSAASLEGAVVLPLARRLLVAAASSGVPVTHFVKQLAHHLAATLVAAVVSFPALLTLLLAARAAVAYTVAAVYAGKPLPAADLFLLARRAWPRLAATYGLSCAAVAACLATFLGLLVTVCSTLKSMLYPPDIVVCAGLLTVLAFSIVYAHTIIVCSLGGVIAVLEDVAGVNALRRSVQLMRGQTHVGLLIFLVSTIGLAFVEGLFEHRVKTLSYGDGSSRLWEGPLLILMYSFVMLIDSMMSAVFYFTCRSSSLAILDEEGGSVEEIEMMMDDKSDAVR